One window of the Juglans regia cultivar Chandler unplaced genomic scaffold, Walnut 2.0 Scaffold_23753, whole genome shotgun sequence genome contains the following:
- the LOC108997467 gene encoding uncharacterized protein LOC108997467 has protein sequence MSQNLMHNENIKDFDDVSRNLELEAKRLEAVKPNYTAYVVDSSSRKVSRPKRKKSKNVVTAGQIKNVLGTSQRSKRGKHGKNKSKLKCFNCGKNDHFARDCTELKKEQPNT, from the exons atgagccagaacctgatgcataacgagaatatcaaagactttgatgatgtctcgcgTAACTTGGAATTGGAGGCTAAGCGCCTAGAGGCTGTTAAGCCCAATTACACGGCCTATGTGGTTGATTCTAGTTCGCGTAAGGTATCAAGAcctaagcgcaagaagtccaagaatgtGGTAACtgctggacaaattaagaaTGTGTTAGGAACTTCTCAGCGCAGCAAGAGGGGCAAGCATGGGAAGAACAAGTCAAAATTAAAGTGCTTCAACTGTGGAAAAAATGACCACTTCGCTCGTGACTGCACTGAGTTGAAGAAG gagcaACCGAACACATAG